TGCGATTGGACATCGGCGAGCTGTGTTCGGCAGCGGTCGATATCTGCGAGGTCGAGGTGCTCGCCGAAGCGCAGCCCGAGGTGTTCGCCGAGTTCTGGACCGACACCGCGGAGCTTCACCGGCAGATGGCCACCCTGATCAGCGAGGGCATCACCTGCGGCGAGTTCATCGACTGCGACCCCGAATTCGCCGCGCTGAACATCTGCGCCGCCGAAGAAGGTGTGCAGCGCCGCTACCGAAACTCCGCCTCGCACGCCCCCGAGGGAACCAGTCCGTTCCGGCACCCGAACTACTCGCGCGAGCACATCGCCGACGAACTGTCGGCCATGCTGGTTCGCGGCCTGCTACGCGACCCGTCGACGCTGCCCGCCCTTCGAGCCCGGGCCGGCGACGCGGCTAGCGAGTTGACAGCAGGTCGATGACGAAAATGAGGGTCTTGCCGGACAATTGGTGTCCGCCGCCGGCCGGGCCGTAGGCCTGCTCGGGCGGGATCGTGAGCTGACGGCGCCCGCCCACCTTCATGCCGGGGATTCCGTCCTGCCAGCCCTGGATCAGCCCGCGCAACGGGAAGGAGATGGACTCGCCGCGGTTCCACGAACTGTCGAACTCGGCGCCGGTGTCGTACTCGACCCCTACGTAGTGGACGTCGACGACGGCGCCGGGCTTGGCCTCATCGCCGTCGCCGACCACCAGATCCTTGATGACCAGTTCGGTGGGCG
This is a stretch of genomic DNA from Mycobacterium sp. ELW1. It encodes these proteins:
- a CDS encoding TetR/AcrR family transcriptional regulator; this encodes MRSEFDRRGDILVVAARLFAERGYLNTTMTEIARTCGLGQSSLYYWFRQKEDILLGLLALNRVSLDFARQMVAATGSPAVRLLRLLRLDIGELCSAAVDICEVEVLAEAQPEVFAEFWTDTAELHRQMATLISEGITCGEFIDCDPEFAALNICAAEEGVQRRYRNSASHAPEGTSPFRHPNYSREHIADELSAMLVRGLLRDPSTLPALRARAGDAASELTAGR
- a CDS encoding FKBP-type peptidyl-prolyl cis-trans isomerase, which encodes MTSKPEIEFPDGPAPTELVIKDLVVGDGDEAKPGAVVDVHYVGVEYDTGAEFDSSWNRGESISFPLRGLIQGWQDGIPGMKVGGRRQLTIPPEQAYGPAGGGHQLSGKTLIFVIDLLSTR